Proteins encoded in a region of the Paenibacillus sp. E222 genome:
- a CDS encoding organic hydroperoxide resistance protein, whose product MKTLYETTVINTGGRQGIVQSPDNVFMLDVAAPPELGGKVTTATNPEQLFAAGYSACFNSALEFQLKKHKVEIERSTVSATVMLVTDPTDNGVKLEVELEVKIEGLDEETAQKFVKLAHDYCPYSKGIKGNVNVTVGLA is encoded by the coding sequence ATGAAAACATTATATGAAACTACAGTTATTAATACAGGTGGACGTCAAGGGATTGTGCAATCGCCAGATAACGTATTTATGCTTGATGTCGCTGCCCCGCCTGAACTGGGAGGCAAAGTGACGACAGCTACGAATCCAGAGCAATTGTTTGCAGCAGGCTACAGTGCTTGCTTTAATTCGGCGCTGGAGTTTCAGTTGAAGAAACACAAAGTCGAAATTGAGAGAAGCACGGTATCGGCTACGGTTATGCTTGTGACAGACCCTACGGATAATGGTGTGAAACTGGAAGTGGAACTTGAAGTTAAAATTGAAGGTCTGGATGAGGAGACAGCACAGAAATTTGTCAAACTTGCTCATGACTACTGCCCATATTCCAAAGGCATCAAAGGGAACGTCAATGTTACCGTTGGGCTAGCTTAA
- a CDS encoding NADH-dependent flavin oxidoreductase — protein MENNNRNFLQPYTFANGFTLKNRVVMAPMTTMSSFFDGSITNDEVDYYAERAGGPGMIITGVAYVTDGGKGFEGELSIASDSTVKGLSKIARAIQKDGTKAVVQIFHAGRKTNSKTLRGVQPTSASAIAAAHPIDSETPRELTPEEIESIIKDFGRATLRAIQAGFDGVELHGANTYLLQQFFSVNSNQRSDQWGGSFENRMRFPLAVIQEVASVIDAHVDKPFILGYRISPEEIHMPGIQLEDSLAFAQALTNTRVDYIHLSMGSYKRTSLNQPDDKEPILTKFVRVLDQKKPLIGIGSIERPEDAEEVVNAGATLAALGRELIREPKWVQKVKAGDLGSIRYQISPSDMDELRIPLAMQTYLEGSFREVMHLTTDSQEGTDYQNSLAPMEGFEKKM, from the coding sequence ATGGAAAATAATAATCGTAATTTCTTGCAGCCTTATACATTTGCGAATGGTTTTACGCTGAAAAATAGAGTGGTCATGGCGCCAATGACAACGATGTCCAGTTTCTTCGATGGTTCCATCACCAATGATGAAGTCGATTATTATGCCGAACGGGCGGGTGGCCCTGGGATGATCATTACAGGTGTTGCGTATGTAACCGATGGAGGAAAAGGCTTCGAAGGTGAGCTTTCCATTGCAAGTGATTCTACAGTCAAAGGACTGTCCAAAATTGCAAGAGCCATTCAGAAAGACGGAACGAAAGCCGTTGTACAAATCTTTCATGCAGGGCGCAAAACAAACTCCAAAACGCTAAGAGGTGTACAACCCACCAGTGCGAGTGCAATCGCTGCCGCACATCCAATCGACTCGGAGACGCCGCGTGAATTAACACCTGAGGAAATCGAAAGCATTATTAAGGACTTCGGCAGGGCAACCTTGCGGGCCATACAAGCTGGTTTTGACGGAGTAGAGCTTCACGGGGCCAACACGTATCTGTTGCAGCAATTTTTCTCCGTCAATTCCAATCAACGGTCCGATCAGTGGGGTGGCAGCTTTGAAAATCGTATGCGATTTCCGCTGGCAGTCATTCAGGAGGTTGCATCGGTTATCGATGCCCATGTGGATAAACCCTTCATCCTCGGTTATCGGATTTCACCCGAAGAAATTCATATGCCGGGCATCCAGCTCGAAGACTCCCTGGCTTTTGCCCAGGCTCTGACGAACACTCGGGTTGATTACATTCATTTGTCGATGGGAAGTTACAAACGAACCTCTTTAAACCAACCCGATGACAAGGAGCCGATCTTAACTAAATTCGTTCGGGTTCTGGATCAAAAAAAACCTCTGATCGGTATTGGATCGATTGAGCGGCCGGAAGACGCAGAAGAAGTTGTCAACGCGGGGGCAACTTTGGCTGCACTCGGACGGGAATTGATTCGCGAGCCGAAATGGGTACAGAAGGTAAAAGCAGGCGACCTTGGCAGCATTCGTTACCAAATATCTCCGTCTGATATGGATGAACTGCGCATTCCATTGGCAATGCAGACTTATCTAGAAGGTTCGTTTCGGGAGGTTATGCACTTAACTACCGACAGTCAGGAAGGGACTGATTACCAGAATTCGCTTGCACCGATGGAGGGCTTTGAGAAGAAGATGTAA
- a CDS encoding GNAT family N-acetyltransferase, protein MAAEISYVTTEEQLQEALDIRNHVFVIEQQVPADIEIDQYDIISPDVHHVLLSTDGQAVATGRLIYYTKDTAKMQRIAVLKSHRAFGYGRVLLLAMEERARELGLSYSVLDAQCQAQKFYEKLGYEVISEEPFYDADILHVRMQKSL, encoded by the coding sequence TTGGCAGCTGAGATTAGTTATGTAACTACTGAAGAACAACTTCAGGAAGCATTGGATATTCGCAATCATGTTTTTGTCATCGAGCAGCAGGTGCCTGCTGACATTGAGATCGATCAATATGATATCATCAGCCCTGATGTGCATCACGTATTGTTAAGTACAGATGGACAGGCTGTAGCTACAGGGCGTCTGATCTATTACACCAAGGATACCGCCAAAATGCAGCGTATCGCTGTTCTCAAATCTCATCGTGCTTTCGGCTACGGGCGTGTGCTGCTGTTAGCCATGGAAGAACGGGCACGCGAATTGGGACTTTCCTACTCTGTTTTGGACGCACAATGCCAGGCGCAGAAGTTCTACGAAAAGCTCGGATATGAAGTAATCTCGGAAGAGCCTTTTTATGATGCAGACATTCTGCATGTTCGGATGCAAAAGAGCCTGTAA
- a CDS encoding helix-turn-helix domain-containing protein: METAEEVNVRPFTHAMSLIGGKWKMHILFWLWKKETLRYGELKRALDGITHKMLSSQLKELEADQLIIRTEYPQLPPKVEYSLSREGLTLMPVLEILCDWGRQNLADLQKN, translated from the coding sequence ATGGAAACTGCTGAGGAAGTAAACGTTAGACCATTCACACATGCCATGTCGTTGATCGGTGGAAAATGGAAAATGCATATTTTGTTTTGGTTATGGAAAAAAGAAACATTGCGATATGGAGAATTGAAAAGAGCCTTGGATGGAATTACACATAAAATGTTAAGCTCTCAACTGAAGGAATTAGAGGCCGATCAATTAATTATTCGTACAGAGTACCCACAATTACCGCCAAAAGTAGAATACTCTTTGTCTCGTGAAGGATTAACGCTGATGCCTGTGCTGGAGATTCTCTGCGATTGGGGTAGACAGAATCTTGCTGATTTGCAGAAGAATTAG
- a CDS encoding DUF3892 domain-containing protein, translated as MDQTTRESFTAVQKNGDGDLTAFQTSSGRVLDYQQALAEVKAGAIAGVNVFKGRDGEMYIRGDADGDPTNNLDQLPIF; from the coding sequence ATGGATCAAACGACACGCGAAAGCTTCACAGCAGTACAAAAAAATGGTGACGGTGATCTGACAGCGTTCCAAACTTCATCCGGACGTGTGCTGGACTACCAACAAGCACTGGCAGAAGTCAAAGCAGGAGCAATTGCAGGTGTAAACGTCTTTAAAGGCAGAGACGGCGAAATGTACATTCGCGGTGATGCAGACGGCGACCCAACCAATAACCTTGATCAACTTCCTATCTTCTAA
- a CDS encoding DUF1292 domain-containing protein → MSDHTHEHGDACGCGQDHDHDHEHEEVLLTLTDENGNDVEMVLVETFDVEKHVYALLLERNNPEADGIILRMEEEDEEMVLYNIEDEEEWTRVEAAYNELVASQE, encoded by the coding sequence ATGAGCGATCACACACATGAACACGGCGATGCCTGCGGATGCGGTCAAGACCACGACCACGACCACGAGCATGAAGAAGTTCTTCTGACACTGACAGACGAGAACGGAAATGACGTGGAAATGGTTTTGGTGGAGACGTTTGACGTGGAGAAGCATGTTTATGCGCTCCTGCTGGAACGTAACAATCCTGAAGCTGACGGCATCATTCTGCGTATGGAAGAAGAAGACGAGGAAATGGTGCTCTACAATATTGAAGACGAAGAAGAGTGGACCCGTGTTGAAGCGGCGTACAACGAACTCGTTGCAAGCCAAGAATAG
- a CDS encoding TetR/AcrR family transcriptional regulator has protein sequence MTKINICHESKKELLEGVTAQWLEDEIIAPWTAITKDQSYNREGTRHLKVYIEALIARKRHYAESDAELFEMYARVTQESADIINKHVQHLVRHLSEIIQQENPFQFNNPDVLAAAILQATARFHHPAHVYEWQSPAIDAEFEQVWLLIEKGLLHLEQERESS, from the coding sequence ATGACAAAAATAAATATTTGTCACGAAAGCAAGAAAGAATTACTTGAAGGCGTGACTGCACAATGGCTTGAAGATGAGATTATCGCGCCTTGGACGGCAATAACTAAGGATCAGAGTTATAACAGAGAGGGCACACGTCATCTAAAAGTATATATAGAAGCATTAATCGCTCGTAAACGTCATTATGCCGAATCCGATGCAGAGTTGTTTGAGATGTACGCACGGGTAACCCAGGAATCAGCAGATATTATCAATAAACATGTGCAGCATCTGGTGCGTCATTTGAGTGAGATCATCCAGCAGGAGAACCCATTCCAATTCAACAACCCAGATGTGCTTGCTGCGGCGATTCTTCAAGCTACCGCTCGTTTTCATCATCCGGCACACGTCTACGAATGGCAAAGCCCTGCAATTGATGCGGAATTTGAGCAGGTGTGGTTGTTGATCGAAAAGGGATTATTACATTTGGAACAAGAGAGGGAGTCATCGTAA
- a CDS encoding aminotransferase class I/II-fold pyridoxal phosphate-dependent enzyme produces the protein MDHRRTPLFTALKNHAALNPVQFHIPGHKKGLGTDTEFREFIGDNALSIDLINIAPLDDLHQPTGVIEEAQILAADAFGADYTYFSVQGTSSAIMTMILSVCEPGDKIIVPRNVHKSVMSAIIFSGAKPVFVSPAQDANLGIDHGVTTGAIRRALERHPDAKALLVINPTYFGVCTDLKEIVELAHSYQVPVLVDEAHGVLIHFHEDLPLSAMAAGADMAATSVHKLGGSMTQSSVLNLNTKNGYVNPQRVQTILSMLTSTSTSYILLASLDTSRRNLALNGHQMAQKAIDLAEFARRSINDMDGLYCFGRELLGTEATFNYDPTKVTVHVRHLGITGYETENWLREHYKIEVELSDMYNILCLITPGDTDDSVEILLSALQDLSRTYYQVNPAHELVVKVPDVPQLMLTPRDAFYGDTEVIPFKESAGRIISEFIYVYPPGIPILLPGEVITQENIDYIIDHVEVGLPVKGPEDRSVTNVKVIVEADAIF, from the coding sequence ATGGATCACCGCCGTACGCCGCTGTTTACCGCTTTAAAAAATCACGCGGCACTCAATCCGGTGCAATTTCATATTCCGGGACATAAAAAAGGATTGGGAACGGATACCGAATTTCGTGAATTTATCGGCGATAATGCCCTCTCCATAGATTTGATTAACATCGCACCGCTAGATGATTTGCATCAGCCAACCGGTGTCATTGAGGAAGCGCAGATTCTGGCAGCCGATGCCTTCGGAGCCGATTATACCTATTTTAGTGTGCAAGGCACAAGCAGTGCCATCATGACCATGATTTTGTCCGTATGTGAGCCGGGTGACAAGATTATTGTGCCCCGTAATGTGCATAAGTCGGTCATGTCTGCCATCATTTTCTCAGGAGCGAAACCTGTGTTCGTCTCTCCTGCGCAGGATGCCAATCTAGGGATCGATCACGGTGTCACTACGGGCGCGATCCGACGTGCTCTTGAGCGTCATCCTGATGCCAAGGCACTGCTCGTCATTAACCCAACGTACTTCGGCGTATGTACCGATCTGAAAGAAATTGTTGAACTGGCGCATAGCTATCAAGTCCCAGTACTTGTGGATGAAGCGCATGGCGTACTCATTCATTTCCATGAAGATCTGCCACTCTCAGCTATGGCCGCCGGGGCTGATATGGCTGCAACAAGTGTACACAAGCTGGGTGGATCCATGACTCAGAGTTCTGTACTTAACCTGAACACGAAGAATGGATATGTCAATCCGCAACGTGTACAAACCATTTTGAGTATGTTGACTTCGACGTCGACTTCTTACATCCTGCTGGCTTCGCTCGACACGTCGAGACGTAATCTGGCTCTGAATGGCCATCAGATGGCACAGAAAGCTATTGATCTGGCTGAGTTTGCAAGACGCTCCATTAATGATATGGACGGTCTGTATTGCTTCGGCAGAGAGCTCCTGGGCACAGAGGCTACCTTTAATTACGACCCAACCAAAGTAACTGTTCATGTTCGCCACCTTGGAATTACAGGCTACGAAACAGAGAACTGGCTACGTGAGCATTACAAAATCGAGGTGGAGCTCAGTGATATGTATAATATTCTTTGCCTCATCACGCCGGGAGATACGGATGATTCGGTAGAAATCTTGCTGAGCGCCCTGCAAGATCTATCCCGTACGTATTATCAAGTGAATCCAGCTCATGAGTTGGTGGTCAAGGTTCCAGATGTGCCACAGCTGATGCTGACTCCACGTGATGCGTTCTATGGTGATACCGAAGTCATTCCTTTCAAGGAATCCGCGGGCCGGATTATTTCGGAATTCATCTACGTTTATCCGCCAGGAATTCCGATTCTGCTTCCAGGTGAGGTTATCACTCAGGAAAACATCGACTACATCATTGATCATGTTGAAGTTGGTTTGCCTGTAAAAGGACCTGAAGACCGTAGCGTAACTAACGTAAAAGTCATCGTAGAAGCAGATGCAATTTTCTAG
- a CDS encoding MFS transporter, with translation MQTNTKPAKILRSPFFIAMWLTLFLVEIIKGALLVAILPVYMDNILGLSAGVIGVAFALQYLGDNLFRAPSGWAAERIGFRATMVTALICTLVAVIMIIFFKSAFGLAMACLILGIGTSPLWPCAMTGVTAMSGPQNKNGTAMGALEMAALGGTGLGPIGMNWLLERTHHDYRTIFLVLMGVAILVILVALVLPGRVVVEGEHAQSETSRADMKYPAKPNILTPFIRLKNSVQGTLQRVRSTLNVNPLVYPALFMQSFVIGLLSPVLTLYTRTDLHISPNLYSLLLIAGGGITVIALLPVGKMVDRFGTAPFLNIGFLMAAASLFAFSSITSIPVVFGIVMLVGVSYAMILPAWNAFVATLIPKGERGAIWGFFLTLQGSGMVVGPIVSGLLWDHISHPAPFIGSAVVMAGLAVVHYVLSRKPYRTAPAK, from the coding sequence ATGCAAACCAATACAAAACCAGCCAAAATCTTGCGATCACCTTTTTTTATCGCCATGTGGCTAACGCTTTTTCTAGTTGAAATCATTAAGGGTGCCCTGCTGGTCGCTATTTTGCCCGTGTATATGGACAATATTCTGGGCTTGTCCGCTGGCGTGATTGGTGTGGCCTTTGCCCTTCAATATTTGGGAGATAATCTGTTCCGGGCTCCCTCTGGCTGGGCTGCAGAACGGATTGGGTTCCGCGCGACAATGGTGACGGCCCTAATTTGTACATTAGTTGCTGTAATCATGATTATATTCTTCAAAAGTGCATTTGGACTTGCCATGGCTTGTCTCATTCTTGGAATTGGTACGTCACCCCTTTGGCCTTGCGCCATGACAGGCGTGACCGCGATGTCGGGGCCGCAGAACAAAAACGGTACAGCCATGGGCGCGCTGGAGATGGCGGCTCTTGGGGGCACTGGACTTGGGCCGATCGGCATGAACTGGCTGCTGGAGCGGACGCATCACGATTACCGCACCATTTTCCTGGTGTTGATGGGTGTTGCAATCCTGGTTATTCTGGTCGCCTTAGTTCTACCCGGACGTGTCGTTGTTGAGGGAGAGCATGCGCAAAGTGAGACCAGCCGGGCAGATATGAAATATCCGGCTAAACCGAATATTCTTACGCCTTTCATCCGACTCAAAAACAGTGTCCAGGGCACATTGCAGCGGGTACGCAGCACCCTTAATGTGAATCCGCTCGTATATCCTGCACTGTTTATGCAGTCTTTTGTTATTGGCCTGCTCAGTCCCGTGCTTACGCTATACACTCGCACAGACCTGCACATCTCGCCCAACCTGTACAGCTTGTTGCTGATAGCCGGTGGTGGCATCACGGTCATTGCACTGCTGCCTGTAGGGAAAATGGTAGATCGGTTTGGAACGGCACCGTTCCTGAACATCGGTTTTTTGATGGCAGCAGCAAGTCTGTTTGCTTTTTCTTCCATTACGTCCATTCCTGTTGTGTTCGGCATCGTCATGCTGGTTGGCGTTAGCTATGCGATGATTCTCCCAGCCTGGAATGCGTTTGTAGCCACATTGATTCCCAAAGGAGAACGCGGAGCGATCTGGGGTTTCTTCTTGACCCTTCAGGGATCAGGCATGGTCGTAGGGCCGATTGTATCCGGTCTGCTGTGGGATCACATTAGTCATCCTGCGCCATTTATCGGAAGTGCTGTCGTTATGGCTGGACTTGCTGTTGTGCATTATGTGTTATCCCGTAAACCGTATCGTACAGCTCCTGCCAAATGA
- a CDS encoding YdhK family protein, which yields MKKYAMILLTTVITGSLMLSGCGKNAGQDNSSSDSHAMSTGMMHHSDSGELPEGLQEKKNPTYPVGSQAVMSTDHMAGMKGAEATIVGAYETTAYAVSYTPTTGGDIVKNHKWVIQEEIQDHTDQPYAAGAEVVLNADHMSGMKGAKATIDSAEQTTVYMVDYNPTTGGDPVKNHKWVTEEELSIQ from the coding sequence ATGAAAAAGTATGCAATGATATTGCTGACTACGGTGATCACGGGCAGTCTGATGTTAAGTGGATGTGGCAAGAATGCTGGGCAGGATAATAGCAGTAGTGACAGTCATGCAATGAGTACAGGAATGATGCACCACTCGGATTCGGGAGAATTACCGGAAGGGCTGCAGGAAAAGAAAAATCCTACATATCCAGTGGGCAGCCAGGCCGTGATGAGTACGGACCATATGGCTGGAATGAAGGGTGCAGAAGCGACCATTGTGGGGGCCTATGAGACGACAGCGTATGCAGTCTCGTACACACCCACCACAGGGGGAGACATTGTGAAAAATCATAAATGGGTGATCCAAGAGGAAATTCAGGACCATACGGATCAACCGTATGCAGCAGGAGCAGAGGTTGTGCTGAATGCTGATCACATGTCTGGAATGAAAGGTGCCAAGGCAACGATTGACTCTGCTGAGCAAACGACGGTATACATGGTTGATTATAACCCGACCACAGGCGGAGATCCGGTGAAGAATCATAAATGGGTCACGGAAGAAGAATTGTCTATTCAATAA
- a CDS encoding DUF3889 domain-containing protein, with translation MRMLIVALMTVILSLSGLATSSATAIPDYAKWGIIAVKETQTKYNVDILDYKHIGRTSLTADQSREQFKLWVRNKDGKQFAVFVNVDFNPSTQQLKKVQFTESDRR, from the coding sequence ATGAGAATGCTCATCGTAGCCCTGATGACGGTGATACTAAGTTTAAGTGGACTAGCAACAAGTTCAGCAACGGCAATTCCGGATTATGCGAAGTGGGGAATCATTGCAGTGAAGGAAACGCAAACCAAGTACAACGTGGACATCTTGGATTACAAACACATTGGCCGCACCTCGTTAACAGCAGACCAATCCCGTGAACAGTTCAAGTTATGGGTACGTAATAAAGACGGTAAACAATTTGCTGTATTTGTGAATGTCGATTTTAACCCGTCTACCCAGCAGCTGAAAAAAGTACAATTCACGGAATCGGATCGACGTTGA
- a CDS encoding copper amine oxidase: MKWKRILLCVTVFSLLGGSLLFADSVNEKIRVLINGKEAADGGYLIDGTTYVPVREAGGIARWDSTNKRVTVIKPNVHIFLFKGDTVFGNVNVGKLKFNVFSQVDSLTTDIAAVKVTITNPSGEVKDIQSQELKTQKDNFWFRTYDFTYDFSRAGKYQIGFYIKENANSGYVLAAEKIITALND, translated from the coding sequence ATGAAATGGAAAAGAATTTTGCTGTGTGTCACGGTATTCTCCTTGCTCGGCGGGTCTTTATTGTTTGCAGATTCAGTGAACGAGAAGATTCGGGTTCTCATAAACGGCAAGGAAGCAGCTGACGGTGGTTATCTGATTGACGGAACGACCTATGTACCTGTAAGGGAAGCGGGCGGAATCGCCAGATGGGATAGCACAAACAAGAGAGTAACGGTTATCAAACCGAATGTACATATTTTTCTCTTCAAGGGAGATACCGTGTTTGGCAACGTGAACGTGGGTAAGTTGAAATTTAATGTGTTCTCACAAGTCGATAGTTTGACAACGGATATAGCTGCTGTAAAGGTGACGATTACCAACCCAAGTGGTGAGGTTAAGGATATTCAATCCCAGGAGCTTAAGACACAGAAGGATAACTTCTGGTTCCGAACGTACGATTTTACGTATGATTTTAGCCGGGCTGGTAAGTACCAAATCGGTTTTTATATTAAAGAAAATGCAAACAGTGGTTATGTGCTGGCAGCCGAGAAAATCATTACCGCGCTGAACGATTGA